The following are from one region of the Cervus canadensis isolate Bull #8, Minnesota chromosome 21, ASM1932006v1, whole genome shotgun sequence genome:
- the ETFRF1 gene encoding electron transfer flavoprotein regulatory factor 1, whose product MKMANSLRGEVLNLYKNLLYLGRDYPKGADYFKRRLKNVFLKNKDVKDPEKIKELIERGKFVMKELEALYFLRKYRAMKQRYYSDTNKTK is encoded by the exons ATGAAAATGGCCAATTCTTTAAGAGGAGAAGTATTGAATCTTTATAAGAAT ctgcTGTATCTTGGACGAGACTATCCAAAGGGAGCAGACTATTTCAAAAGGCGTCTGAAGaatgttttccttaaaaacaaagatGTGAAGGACCCAGAGAAGATCAAAGAACTTATTGAACGGGGCAAATTTGTAATGAAAGAACTAGAAGCATTATACTTCCTTAGGAAATATAGAGCTATGAAACAACGCTATTATTCAGACACCAACAAAACTAAATGA